The Treponema succinifaciens DSM 2489 region GCAAAATCAAAGCTCTGTTCATACGCTTTTTTCAGGTCAAGATTCATAAACTGCTCTGAAATAGGCTTTGAACAAGAAATTCCGTTGTCAAACAAAACCTGATTTTCAATTTCCGTAATCGTAGAGCCTTCAATCGCTGTTGAATGTGTAATTATCGAATATAAATAAAACTTATCGTAATCAAGCTGCTGATTTATTCCAAGAGAATTATATTCATTCAAGACCGCTATTATTTCATTTTTCATTTTCGCCGTGCAATAACATTCTTTAAGACTATTCGAACACAGGACGTTTTTTCTTTTGCGCACTGCAAAAGATACAGGTTTATAAGATTCTGGTAAAGAAATACCTGTCTCTTACTTTATCGCTTTTCTAGCAGAAATAATGCGGGTTCTATCATGCCCCCGCTCATAAACCATATTTACATACCACAATGCCATAAATATCTGTCAAGTTTTTTAAAATTTCACAAATAAAGATACACTAATTTCTTACAAATATAACAAGGTCGCCTTTTTGTTTTCTTGCTTCAAAATTATATTTTTTTCCATTTTTTGAAACGATTGCAAAATACCTAAAACTGTGAAGTGTTTTTTCAATGGGAGAATCCAAGTCTTCTGAATCATTATATTCTTGCAGAGTAACACCGCCGGCTCTTTTCCAGTCTTTATTATTATCAGAAGCATAAACCGCAAAAGAAATTCCATAGTCGTCAGTAAAGTTTACAAACTCTATTTCGTCATAAAACTTATCTTTTATATTGTCTGAATCAATTATAAAGGCGGTTTCAAGTTCCTTTTTAAAATCAAATTCGGAATCTGGCATTACAAAAATGCAAAGGTCATTCTCAATTTTCTGCGCACGATAGTTGTAAGCCTTGTTATTTGTAGGAACTACTGCAAAATACTGAATTTGAGAAATACGGTATTCCATGTGGGAGTCAACATCTTCTGAATCATAAAAATCTTTTAAGTATGTGCTTCCATAAAACTGCCATGAGGCATTTTTGTTATCATAATAATAAACTTCAAAGCCAATTTGCTCTTCTGTTTCGTTTATGAGCTTTACATCTTCCCTTGCTTTTCCATCTATAGAGTTGGCATCAAGAACAAACACATTTTCAGCATCAAGGTTAAAATAAGGAGCCTTAGCAAAACAAACAAAACTAAAAATCAGGCAGGCAAAAAAAATATTTTTTTTCATTATGTTCCTCCAATAAAAAAATAGCATTTCTAAAAAAGTTATGCAAGAAAACAATATACATTCTGCGCAACAAGATTTACCATATCTATTTTAAAACTCTGTCTTTAAAATCAAAGTATTCTATGATACAATTGCATTATGCAGATTATTCCAGTAGCAAGCGGCAAAGGCGGTGTTGGAAAAAGCCTTTTAAGCGCAAACCTTGCAATTGCCTTAGGTCAGGCAGGCAAAAAAGTTCTTCTCATTGATTTGGATTTGGGGGCTTCAAACCTTCACCTTGTAATAGGCCATCCTAATCCAAAAGCAGGAGTCGGCACGTTTCTTACAGGCGAAAGCAAGTTTGAAGACATAATTTGCCCGACAGACTATGACAATGTAAGTTTTATTGCAGGCGACTCTGAAATTCCTGGGCTTACGTCCCTTAAAGTCAGCCAGAAAAACGAGCTTATAAAAAGCTTCAATAAGCAGGAATCTAAATTCGACTATCTGATTCTGGACTTAGGAGCGGGAACTCATCTTACAATTCTTGATATGTTTCTTCTTTCTCCGCAGGGAATTGTTGTTACAGCTCCAACTGTTACCGCCACGCTGAACGGCTATCTTTTCCTTAAGAATGTAATGTTCCGAATGATGTATAACACTTTCAAAAAAGGAAGCGCGGGCTACAAATATCTTGAGTCTCTAAAAAAAGATTCCCTTTCGCTCCAGCGGCTTTATATTCCCAAGCTTGTTGAAATTCTTGAAAAAGAAGACCCAGAAGGAACTGCATTGTTCAAAAAGCGCATAAATGAATTTCATCCGCGGCTCGTGCTTAACATGATAGACGATCCAAAAGACGCAGACAGGGCGCAAAGAATTCGCCGTTCATGCCAGCAATATCTGGATTTGGACTTGGACCATCTTGGCGTAATCTACCGCGACACTTTGCAGGACAAGGCTCTTTCTTCAAGGCTGCCTGTCATTGTCTACAAGCCGCAGTCAATTATAGGTCAGGCAATCTACAGAATCGCAGAAAAAATAATTCAGTCTGAAACTTTAAAATTCGACGACAGTTATGACATAACCCAGGCTTCGGACACTTCATTTGAAATTGCCACAGAAGAAGCCAACGATGACTTTGGGCAGAAAATGGCTTACATAGAAGAGCTTGCAGGAACTGGCGCGCTTACTGCCGGGGAACTTGCGGAAACTTTAAAGCAACAGCAGTACGAGCTTACAAGACTAAAAAACGAAAACAATTTATTAAAGAAAAAACTTCTGGAAGCAGCGACAAAAGGATTCAAAGTGTAAAAAAAATGTTAAATTCTCTTTTATATATAAAATATCCGTCTTGGATTCACCCGGAGCTTTTTCCTGGAGTTCCGCTTTTGGGACTTGTGCGGTGGTACGGTCTTATGTACATAATCGCATTTGGAACGGCTTTTTATATTCTGCGGAAAATTCAGCGTGAAGGCGCATTGGACACGCCGGATTCAAAAACCACAGAAGACGACATTTTTAGCTTTATTGCATTCGGAATTATTTTTCTTTTAGCGGGTGCGCGGATTCTTTCAACGCTCGTATACGACACTTCGGGGCTTTACTGGAAAAAGCCTTGGCTGATTTTCTGGCCGTTCGACACAGTTACAAAAAGATTTACAGGACTTGCCGGAATGTCCTACCACGGCGGATTTCTTGGCGGATTTATAGGAATGCTAATCTGGTGCAAAAAACACAAAAAGCCTGCGCTCAAATGGATTGACGCAATGGCAGTTGCAATTCCGCTTGGCTACACTTTCGGGCGAATCGGAAACTTTATGAACGGAGAGCTTTACGGCAGAATAACAAAAGCTCCTTGGGGAATTGTCTTTCCACGCGCAGAAACTTTTTCTTCAAGCCTTGACTGGGTAAAGAAATTCTCTTCTTCGATAGGAATGTCTCTTGATGGCGCAAGGCTTGTAAATCTTCCGCGGCATCCAAGCCAGCTTTACGAAGCTCTTTTTGAAGGACTTTTTCTTTTTGTTCTTATCTGGTGCCTGAGAAAGAAAAAACCGTTCGACGGATTCCTTACAGCCTGCTACACAATAGGCTACGGATTTGTAAGATTTTTTATAGAATATTTTCGCGAGCCTGACGCAGACATTGGCTACAGAATTTCTGCAACAAAAGACGCTGCAATCTACACAAACACTTCGCTTTTAAATCTTAGCACAGGACAAATTTTCTGTCTTATGATGATTGCAGGCGGAATTCTTATGATTTTTATTCTTGCAATTCTGAACAAAAAAAATGACAGAAATAGAAAAGCACTACAATAAGCACAAGGAAGAAAACAGGCTTTTGACGCGGCACGGAAAAGTCGAATTCGCCGTCGCAATGAAATACATCCATGATTCTCTTCCTACGCAAGACAAACATCTTTTTAAAATTGCGGACATTGGAGCCGGAACAGGAAGATATTCAGTTGCACTTGCAAAAGAAGGATTTGATGTTACAGCGGTTGAGCTTGTAAAGCATAATCTTGAAATACTTGAATCCAAACACGAGCACGTAAAATGCTGGCCGGGAAACGCGCTTGACCTTAGTTTTTTGCCAGATGAAACTTTTGATGCAACAATTCTTTTTGGGCCGCTTTATCATCTTCATAAGGAAGAAGAAAAACTCACAGCTTTAAAAGAAGCGCGCAGAATAACCAAAAAAGGCGGAAAAATTTTTGCCGCGTATCTTTTAAACGAATACAGCATTCTTTCATATTGCTTTGCGCAAAACAGAATCCTTGAGCTTATAAAAAGCGGAAATGTCTCTAAAGATTTTCATATTGTGCCAAAAGAAAATGAGCTTTACGACTATGTCCGCCTAGAAGATATTGACAGGCTTAACAAGATGGGCGGAATAAAGCGGATAAAAATATTTTCTCCAGACGGACCTGCGGACTTTATGCGCAAAGAACTGAACTCAATGACAGAAGAAACTTTTAAAAAATTCATTGAATACCAGATTTGCAATGCGGAACGCAAGGATCTTCTAGGCGCAGGCTCCCACATTGTAGATATTCTGGAAAACTAAAAACAGATTTAGCAGGAAATTATCCAGTTTGACTGGATAATGACACCCGCCATGAAGATAATAAAAAAGTATCAGTGATGGAAAAGCCTGATTCCTGTAAACGCCATAACCATGTTGTATTTATCGCAGGTTTCAATGACATTATCATCACGGATTGAGCCGCCCGGCTGAGCTATGACTTTTACTCCGCTTCTGTGCGCACGTTCGATATTATCTCCAAATGGGAAGAAAGCATCGCTGCCCACTGCGACATCTGTATTTTTTGCAATCCAAGCCTTGCGCTCTTCACGTGTAAATACAGATGGCTTTTCAACAAAGAAATTCTGCCATATTCCTTCAGCAAGAACATCGTCATAGTCATCGCTTGTATAAACATCGATTGTGTTGTCACGGTCGGCTCTTTTTATATCAGCCTTGAATTTCAAATTTAAAACCTGGGGACTCTGACGTAGCCACCATTTGTCCGCCTTGTCACCCGCAAGACGTGTACAGTGAATACGGCTCTGCTGTCCGGCTCCAATTCCAATTGCCTGTCCGTCCTTTACATAGCAGACACTGTTGGACTGAGTATATTTCAAGATAATCAGGGAAATCAAAAGGTTGTCGCGCTCTTCTTTTGTGAGAGTTTTATTTTTTGTTACAATGTTTTTTAAGCAGTTGTCATCAAGCTTTATAAAATTGTGTCCCTGCTCAAAAGTTATGCCAAACACTTGCTTTTTTTCTATTTTAGCTGGAACATAGTTTTCATCAATCTGAAGAACGCAATATCCTCCTTTTTTCTTTGCCTTAAGAATTTCAAGAGCGTCATCATCATACCCCGGAGCAATTATTCCGTCGGAAACTTCTTTCTTTATTAAAAGAGCAGTCGCCTTGTCACACTTGTCGCTAAGGGCAATAAAGTCTCCAAACGAAGACATTCTGTCTGCTCCGCGTGCTCTTGCATAAGCGCAGGACAAAGGAGTTAGCTCAACATCATCAGTATAATAAATTTGCTTAAGAGTGCTGCTCAAAGGACGACCGATTGCGGCTCCAGCAGGAGAAACATGCTTAAAAGATGTTGCCGCTGGAAATCCAGTCGCTTCTTTCAATTCCTTTACAAGTTGCCAGCCGTTAAGCGCATCGAGCAAGTTTATATATCCGGGCTTTCCATTTACAACAGTTACAGGAAGCTCTCCGTTTTCCATGTAAACTCTAGCCGGCTTTTGGTTTGGATTGCATCCATATTTCAACTCAAGTTCTTTCATATTAAACTCCAAAATTATTTTTTATGTCTTCTGTCAAGCTCGTTGTAAACATCCTGCCAAGTTACGCCTTCCTTGTACATTAGGACACTCGCAAAATAAAGCAAGTCTGCAGCTTCCCAGATTACTTCGTCTTTTCCTTCAGCTTCTGTAAGCTCCTCTGCTTCTTCCAGGATTTTTTCACGGACTCGCTTGTCATTTAAAGTCGCAGTGTAGCTTCCCGGACGCGGATTTGCAAAGCGTTCTGCAATTGTTCCGTAAAGACGCTCCATGCTGCTTTTTTCATCAGCCTCGCTAGAAAAACAGTTAAAGCTTCCTGTGTGGCAAACTCCTCCATGCGGAATAACAGTCGCAAGAATTGTGTCCCGGTCGCAGTCAGCTCTCATTTTTACAAGCTCAAGGAAATGCTCGGAAGTTTCACCTTTTGTCCAAAGAGTGTTTCTTGTGCGGCTAAAGAAAGTAAGTTTTCCAAGCTCAAAAGTTTTTTCCAAAGCTTCCTTATTTGAATAGCCCATCATAAGAACTTCGCCAGCCGGACTTTGGGCAATGATCGGAACCATTCCGTTTGTCTTTTCCCAGTCAATGCAGCTTATAAAGCTTTCTTTAAGATTTACAGCTCCAGTATACAAAGCCATTCCAAGCTGA contains the following coding sequences:
- a CDS encoding AAA family ATPase produces the protein MQIIPVASGKGGVGKSLLSANLAIALGQAGKKVLLIDLDLGASNLHLVIGHPNPKAGVGTFLTGESKFEDIICPTDYDNVSFIAGDSEIPGLTSLKVSQKNELIKSFNKQESKFDYLILDLGAGTHLTILDMFLLSPQGIVVTAPTVTATLNGYLFLKNVMFRMMYNTFKKGSAGYKYLESLKKDSLSLQRLYIPKLVEILEKEDPEGTALFKKRINEFHPRLVLNMIDDPKDADRAQRIRRSCQQYLDLDLDHLGVIYRDTLQDKALSSRLPVIVYKPQSIIGQAIYRIAEKIIQSETLKFDDSYDITQASDTSFEIATEEANDDFGQKMAYIEELAGTGALTAGELAETLKQQQYELTRLKNENNLLKKKLLEAATKGFKV
- the lgt gene encoding prolipoprotein diacylglyceryl transferase codes for the protein MLNSLLYIKYPSWIHPELFPGVPLLGLVRWYGLMYIIAFGTAFYILRKIQREGALDTPDSKTTEDDIFSFIAFGIIFLLAGARILSTLVYDTSGLYWKKPWLIFWPFDTVTKRFTGLAGMSYHGGFLGGFIGMLIWCKKHKKPALKWIDAMAVAIPLGYTFGRIGNFMNGELYGRITKAPWGIVFPRAETFSSSLDWVKKFSSSIGMSLDGARLVNLPRHPSQLYEALFEGLFLFVLIWCLRKKKPFDGFLTACYTIGYGFVRFFIEYFREPDADIGYRISATKDAAIYTNTSLLNLSTGQIFCLMMIAGGILMIFILAILNKKNDRNRKALQ
- a CDS encoding class I SAM-dependent methyltransferase, yielding MTEIEKHYNKHKEENRLLTRHGKVEFAVAMKYIHDSLPTQDKHLFKIADIGAGTGRYSVALAKEGFDVTAVELVKHNLEILESKHEHVKCWPGNALDLSFLPDETFDATILFGPLYHLHKEEEKLTALKEARRITKKGGKIFAAYLLNEYSILSYCFAQNRILELIKSGNVSKDFHIVPKENELYDYVRLEDIDRLNKMGGIKRIKIFSPDGPADFMRKELNSMTEETFKKFIEYQICNAERKDLLGAGSHIVDILEN
- a CDS encoding phosphoribosylaminoimidazolecarboxamide formyltransferase translates to MKELELKYGCNPNQKPARVYMENGELPVTVVNGKPGYINLLDALNGWQLVKELKEATGFPAATSFKHVSPAGAAIGRPLSSTLKQIYYTDDVELTPLSCAYARARGADRMSSFGDFIALSDKCDKATALLIKKEVSDGIIAPGYDDDALEILKAKKKGGYCVLQIDENYVPAKIEKKQVFGITFEQGHNFIKLDDNCLKNIVTKNKTLTKEERDNLLISLIILKYTQSNSVCYVKDGQAIGIGAGQQSRIHCTRLAGDKADKWWLRQSPQVLNLKFKADIKRADRDNTIDVYTSDDYDDVLAEGIWQNFFVEKPSVFTREERKAWIAKNTDVAVGSDAFFPFGDNIERAHRSGVKVIAQPGGSIRDDNVIETCDKYNMVMAFTGIRLFHH